The Caloenas nicobarica isolate bCalNic1 chromosome 25, bCalNic1.hap1, whole genome shotgun sequence region gcctGAACATTTACGTGGTCTGATTTTAAACCTGTAAATagggaaagaatttttttaaaagcactttcaCCTAGATTTAAAAACGAAAGcgaaacttaaaaaaacaactcccctctttcctcttctctccccaccccaccaaCTTGAAAGCAGTATGTTTTAAACCAGATTATCGGGGGAGAACTGTAAATACTGGCAGAATATTTAACATGCTTTGTCCGTcctccataatttttttttttttttttttttaactgtaatcTGTAAAGTCGCTTATATTTGACAAGGAAACTCAACGAGCTATTACCGCTTTTCTTATAACCTACCCAATAGCATATCAGGATTTTACGAGTCGATGGCAAGGCGGATTTTAGGGATGCTCGCGGGCGATGCCGTCGGAGGGCGAGGAGGGGACCTGCGCATTCCCCGGTCGTTCCCCGTTCGGCGGGGCCGGAttcgggtgccggccccggTCGGTGTGGCGGGAGGTGCCGTGCGAGCGTCGCCCGGACGCGTTTCGAATCTCGGGGCCGAGGGGTGCGTTCAGAGACGGCGGAGGGTCCGCGTAACCTGTCTAAGTCCTGCTTCCTCGGGAGGTTTTATTTGGGCGCAGGGAGGGGATTCGGCCCGACACGGCGGTGGCTCCGGCGTGTTCGATCCGGGCGAAGCTTCGGAGCTGCCGGCGCCGCGAGTCGGGGAGCGAGAACTGCTGCGGTCTCATGTTTTTACACTACGTAATGTCTAACCTACCTCAAATCTCAGTCGTTGAAAATTAGCACGCTTCAGACTTCTACGAAAACTCAGAATCTATGCACAGCTCTTTACCCCTTGCTGCTGAGAGGCTGTTTTTTCAAGcaaaatctttttcctttccccggCGGCCACGCTCATCCCTCCCGTGCCGAAACCCAGGGGGGTCGCGGCGTTACCGGGGACTCGCCGGGGGATGTTTTTAATCGCTTCAGGGTGAGCTGGGGACCTCGTTTGGCAGCAGGTCATGGCCACAATGGTGCTAGAACAACGCCCGCGGTAGAAACCTTGGGGAGAGCTCAGCGCGGGGAGCCCCAACGTGCTCCCGCCACCCCGCTTTGGGTTTTTGTGACGCTTCGCCTCGGGCGGGGAACGGGGGACACGTTTCGGGGTTCCCCCCGCCCCGTCTCGACGCTGTCGGGATGAGGCAcgggaaggagaaggaaaccaGGATCCCTGAGGTGCCTCAattgcttaattatttttttccttttaatactGGAGTATGCTTTGTGGGCTCTATAAGGcgtatttttattaaatgaaatcTTCTAATAACAACGGTGCTATGGTGTTATAACAAACTGTATCATGCTTCTGCCTGATTCCATCTTGCTGAGGTGCTACTAATGTACATACGAAACTAGGgaaccaagaaaaacaacaaaaaaaatgtttagaaaaagcAATGTTGTGGAGAAGGAAGTTGAGTTTTCTGGAGCGACAGCTCGAGGCGTGCCGGGAGCCGGACGGGTTTATGCAAACTGAAATCGGCGCCGCGGTGGAGCCGTTCAAGCCGTGCGCGGACGTGGTGCTTGGACGAGGTGCCGTGGCGCTTGGCCACACGTCGTGGACGTGGTGCTTGGACGCGGTGCGTGGACGTGGTGCGTGGACGTGGTGCTCGGCCACGCATTCTGGATCTGGTGCTCGGACGCGGTGCGTGGACGTGGTGCTCAGCTGCGCATTCTGGATCTGGTGCTTGGACGCGGTGTGTGGACGTGGTGCTCGGCCAAGGCGTGTGAACGTGGTGCTTGGACACAGTGCTGGACTGTGGTGCTTGGACGTGGTGCTTGACAGCACATCGTGGACGCGGTGCTCAGTCGGGGCGTGCGAACATGGTGCTCGGCCACGGCGCGTGACCACGGTGCTTGGACGTGGTGCGTGAACGTGGCGATCGTCCACGACAGTTGTCAATGCATCACGGACATGGTGCTTGGATACGGCACTCGGCCAAGGTGCGTGGACACGGTGCTCGGGGACGGTGCTCGGCCACGCGTTGTGGACTCGGTGCTTGGATGTGGTGTGTGGACATGACGCTTGGCCAGCGTGTGTGAACGTGGTGCTCGAACACAGTGCTTGGACGTGGTGCGTGGACGTGGTGCTCGGGCACGGTGCTCAGCCATGCACCGCGGACACGGTGCTCAGATGCGGTGTGTGGACAAGGTGCTCGGGCACAACGCTTGTCCACCCATCGTGGACATGGTGCTTGGATACGGGACTCAGCCGTGGTGCGTGGAGACGGTGCTCGGGGATGGTGCTTGGCCACGCATCATGGATGTGGTGCTCGGATGTGGTGTGTGGACACGGTGCTTGGCCGGGGTGTGTGGACATGGTGCTCGACCGCGGTGCTTGGACACGGTGCTTGGACATGGTGCTTGGACACGGTGCTTGGCCACACATCATGGACACGGTGCTCGGACACGATGCTCGGCCAGGTTATGTGAACATGGTGCTCGGCCACGGCGCTCGACCGCGGTGCTTGGCCATGGTGCGTGGACGTGGTGCTCGGGCACGGTGCTCAGCCACGCACCATGGACGCGGTGCTCGGGCACGGGGCTCGGCCGTGGTGCGTGGACATGGTGCTCTGGCATGGTGTGTGGTCATGTACTGTGGACATGGTGCTCAAGCACAGCGCTCGACTGCGGTGCTTGGACATGGTGCTCGGCCACGACGTGTGAACATGGTGCTCAGGCTCGGCGTGTGGACATGGTGCTCAGCCAGGGCGTGTGAATGTGGCGCTCAGCTGCGGTGCTCGGACACGGCGCTTAGATGTGGTGCATGGACGTGGTGTGTGAACATGGTGCTTGCATACAGCGTGCAGACACGGTGCTCGGACATGGTGCGTGGACGCGGTGCTCGGGCAGGGTGCTCAGCCCGGTGCAGGGGTGCGTTGTGCACACCCGGCGCATGTGCAAGGTGCAAGGATGTGGTCTGTTACAGCGCTCCAGCACCATGCATGGCCATGGTCCCCAGACACGGTGCATGCCCGTGGCGCTCGGGGACGGTGCACGGACACGGTGCTTGAAGGGAGCGCGTGGGCATGGAGAGCGTGCTCGTGCACGGTGCTGGGGTTTGCTCCACGGGCACAGTGCTCGTGCATGGACGTGGTGCTCGTGCACGGACGTGGTGCTCGTGCACGGTGCTTGCCCACCACGCAGAGACACGGTGCACGGACACGGTGCTTGTGCACGGTGCTCATCCACCACACGTGGATGTGGTGCACGGGCATGGTGCTCGTGCACGGACACGGTGCTCGTGCACAGCGCTTGCACACCGTGCAGAGACACAGTGCATGGCCACGGTGCTTGAATGGGGTGTGCAGGCATGGAGAGGGTGCTCGGTGCTCGTGCACGGTGCTTGTCCTCTGTGCACGGACACAGTGCTCGTCCACCACATGTGGATGTGGTGCACGGACATGGTGCTCGTGCACAGGCACGGTGTTTGTGCACGGTGCTCGCCCATCACGCACGGATGCGGTGCACGGACACGGTGCTCGTGCATGGTGCTCATCCACCATGCAGAGACACGGTGCATGGACACAGTGCTTATGCACAGTGCTCGCCCATCACGCGCGGATGCGGTGCACGGACACGCTGCTCATGCACGGTGCTCGCCCACCACACAGAAACACGGTGCACGGACATGGTTCTCATGCACAGACACGGCGCTTGTTCACCATGCTCGTCCCCCGTGCACGAACACAGACCCTGGCACACACATGGTGCTTGCCCGCTGTGCACCCCCGTGCCGTGGCGCTTTGTCCCCGCGGTGCCAGAGCGCAGCGCACGCTCGCAGCGCACGTGCGGTTCACGTGCGACACGCACGGCGCATGCAGGGCGCACACGTGGCACGCACGGCGCCCACGGTGCACACAGCAAGCACGGCGCACGCAGGGCGCACAAGGCAAACACAGCGCCCACGGTGCACACAGCAAACACGGCGTGCGCACGGCACACGCACGGCGCACACGGTGCACACAGCAAACACGGCGCACGCACGGCGCACACGGTGCACACAGCAAACACGGCGCACGCACGGCACACACGGTGCACACACAGCAAACACGGCGCACACGGCGCACGCACGGTGCACGCATGGCGTGCACGTGTTGCACACCTGGCACGCACGGCGCACACGGCGCAAAGACGGCGCGCACACGGTGCATGCGCACCCCTCGCCCCCCGGCGCACAGACCCCGCTCAGCACCGCGTCCCCCATCTCCTCGCGCCCGTTCCCCAAACCCCGGCGTGTCCCCGCGGCGAGGGCTCGGCCGGGcctcccttttcttcctgtctctttcttttcccccctttatttttccattttttggggttttattgGTGCTACTCTCTCCCCGCTTCGGCTTCCCGTCGGCGCCGGGGCCGCAGTTCCCCCCGCGCCCCCAAACCAGGCAAATACCTCAACCCTCCCCGAGTCCCCACGGAGCGAAACCGGGGCGAGTCTTTCCGAAATCAGGGATCCTTCCGCAGCGGGGtttcttccttcacttttttccttttattttattttaattccccctcctttctccctttccgCCCGGGTTTTCGCCTCATTTTTCCGCATCCTTCAGGGATTTACAAACCGCCGTAATTTCAGCCTCAGTTTTATTCCAggagcaaattttttttttttttttttttggccggTGGGTTTATTGCACCACGgccacaaggaaaaaaaaaaaaaacaaaacacaacaaatcCAAATTGAAGCTACAGCGCCGTTTCTTCTCAGATTCGGGAATTCGGTCGGAGGCGGGGGGGTTATTTTTGGCGTTTTTGTCGGGTTTATTTTTGGGGAGAATGGAGGAGCAGGCGGGACGGCGGCAGGCGGAGGGGGGGACCCCGCGGGGGGTCTCGGTGGCTCCGAAAAAATTCACACTTGAAGATTTCTTGGTCGGCTCGGGACTGTGGTTACTTGAAATGAAGTTTTTTTCCGGGGCGGATCGAGGACCGGTAGATTTTTTCCCATGTCTCAAGGCAATAGGATTAATGTGTATTAAACTGTAGATACTTCTAGGACAGTAAATTTATgctgataattttattttgtataattttcccctttttcttttttcctcctctttgtgTTTCACCCACCCCTTTAAcaccctttctttttccctttcccccctcAGTGTTTtggtaaatttttttttaggatgcCTAAAAATTGTAAGTTTGGAatcttcccctttccttccctggttttggtttttgttgttttggttttggttttttttttggtttttttttttgtttgtttaatttttttttttaatttgtattttattctaaGTTACGCGCGGCCGGCCGGGCCGCGAAATGTATTATTCCtgatatctttaaaatattgtgggtgttttaataaattttatatttattttttgcactcAACAGGCGGCCTCTGGCTTTGCATTTAATGCTGGGCTGGCGGGGGGGTGGGCAGGATGGGCCCCTGTCTGTGGGAATGGGGGGGTCAGGATGGGGaatttggggcgggggggcaaGAATGGGGCCCTGTCTATGGGAATGGGGGGTCAGgatggggaatttgggggggggggcaagAATGGGGCCCTGTCTATGGGAATGGGAATGGGGGGGTCAGgatggggaatttggggggggggggggcaagAATGGGGCCCTGTCTATGGGAATGGGGGGGTCAGgatggggaatttgggggggggggcaagAATGGGGCCCTGTCTATGGGAATGGGAATGGGGGGGTCAGGATGGGGAATTTGGGGTGGGGGCAAGAATGGGGCCCTGTCTATGGGAATGGGGGGGTCAGgatggggaatttgggggggatGACACAggatgggggatttgggggggtggggtCAGGATGGGACCCTTTGAgggggggcaggatggggcccTCTCTATGGGAATGGGGGGGGTCAGGATGGGGAATTTAGTGGGGGCGGGCGGATGGGGCCTTGGGTACGGGATGGGGGGTGGAGGATGGGGCGCAGGGGCCCTTTTGGGAGGGTCAGGATCGGGCCCTTTTGGGGGTATCGTGTTgtgcgccccccccccccaaccccggGCACGGGGCGTCCCCGTCGGGGTCCTCCGAACCGCCAGGGGTCGCGGCGGCGGAATCtcagcgccggccccgcccactcCTGCGAGGAGCGCAGCGATTGGCTGGCTGGGCAGTGACCCCGGCGCGCGGCGTCAGCGGCCGGTCAGCGGGCGCGCGCCGCGCAGTATGGCGGCCGCGGCGGGACTGAGGAAGCGCGGCCCGGTGCGTGTCCCTgtgtgtgtgtccgtgtgtccgtcccTCCCTCTGTCTCTGCCCCCCCTCCCCAGTCCAGGGGTAGGGGTTGGGGGCGCTTGTCCGTTGTCTCGAGACCCCCCCCTCCcggtttttttgggaggggggtCCGTCTCCCCCCGTCTCCCTGTGTGTTGCCACCGCACGGCGGTTCCGGTAAGTCCGACCTGCGGCTGCTCCCGGTAAGTGGCTCCGGTCGCGGCTCTGGTGCCCCCGGCCCCTCACGGTGAGTGTCCCGCTCCCCGGACCGGTGAAGGTTCTTCCTCCCCCCACCTGGTGCTTCCCCCCCCCGGTGCTGGGGCCTCAGCTCCCCGGTTCCCGCCGTTTCCCGTGTGGGTGGCGGGTCCCCCGCGggtttttaaccttttttttttggtttctaaTCTCTTTTTTcacccccccccagctcctcctgcaccGCAGCACCTGGCGAAGCTTCTCCTCGCAGACGGACGGGGAGGCCCGAGTGACCCGGGTGCTGCGGGAGAAGTTCCCCCGGGCGTCCGCCATCAAAGTCGTGGATATTTCAGGTACGGAAAACGCTCTTtgtttccctcccctgccccaaacCCTCGGCGCGCTCTGCGAGGAGGGAGCCGGGTCTggccccgggacccccggaAGGGTGAGGACGTGGGGGCACAAAGGGCCCCTTTGCTcaagggttttattttttccaggagGCTGCGGCGCCATGTACGAAATTCACATCGAGTCGGAGGAATTCCGGGAGAAGCGGACGGTGCAGCAGCACCAGATGGTGAATCAGGTGAGGGGGGCGGCCGTGCTCGGGCAccatgtgtgtgtttatgtgtgtgttCATGTGGTGTGTTTAACACCTGCGCTGTGTGTGCAGCGTTTTGTGGCTGGGCGTTTCGTGCCCGTGTGTGCACAGCGCTGGAGTTGGGCACAGGGGCCACGTCTGTGCACGCAACGAGCGTGCAAAACTAAAGCGCTTTGCGCACACACACGCAGCACCCGACTGCGAAGCGCTGCGGGCAGGGAGCTCGGCCGCCGGCGCCGCACACGCAGCCCAAGCGTTAACTTCGGGTAGACTGCGAGTGTGTGAGTGGCGCAGCTTTTCCCTCCCAGTAAGAACCAGCGTAGCTGTGTGTGCAGCACTTACCGCAGGCGTTCTGCCTGTACGGCTCACAGCCGGGGCTCAGGTGTGTCTGACACACACGCTGCGCAGCTGAGACACGTTACAGCTGAGAGCCTGTCAGTGCTGCACACAGGGGGAGGATTAAGTGCTGTGAGTGTCTTAGGGTGTAGATCTCACCCATAGTGTACCCTTTTCCCCACCCTCATAAAGACTGTGCCTCTTTTTCCCCGTCCACGCAAAACAACAGCCTGCCCTTTCTGCCAAATAAACAGCAGCGCAGCTCGTCCTTCTCAATCAATAGTGTAGTTGTGCATGAGCACGGTCATGCCCGGGCACCGATGCTGTCTGTACTTCACACATGCGCAAGTGCATTCACACACACGGTGCCTGGCTGTGATGTGCTGCACTGCACACACAGATAGTGAGGATTAAGAGCTGTGCCTACACATAGTGTGTCTTAATAGCACAGCCCTCCCTTCCCAGTAATAAATAGTGTCTAGTAGTGTAGTTCTTCCTGCCCTCCCACTCCTCAGCAGTGCGGGGCTCCCCAGAACAGACAGTGAAGCGTGTGCAGGTTGTGCTTAGTGTGGGGTGCTCTGTGTGCACGTTCACACACTCTGCTCAGCAGTGAAGTGTCTTTGCACAGCTCCCTCTTTTTGCCCTCAGCGCTGTGCGTGCACACAGTCTGGCTGTGGTGTGCTGCACACAGTGTGTCTTAATAGCACAGTCCTCCTTTCCCAGGAATAAATAGCAtagcctcctcttctccaaaacGATAGTGCGTACTCTAATAAATTGTGTGtggtttttccttccttacaGTGCTTTACCCTGGGCACTCTGTGCATGAAGTGGAGTGCAGCCCCTTCTCTTCCCCCCACCCAAATAGGCAGTGATGGTGTGTGTACATGCAGTCAGTGCTGAGTGAAGTGCACATACAGATAGTGAGGATTAATAATGGGTCTAGTAGTTAGTTCTTTGTGCCTTCCTACTCCTGTGCAGGTTGGGCTAAGCGTCTTAGCCCCCCCgctttttcccctccagtcACACCGCATGTTTTGTAGTCCTCCTTTCCCAGGAA contains the following coding sequences:
- the BOLA3 gene encoding bolA-like protein 3, which produces MAAAAGLRKRGPLLLHRSTWRSFSSQTDGEARVTRVLREKFPRASAIKVVDISGGCGAMYEIHIESEEFREKRTVQQHQMVNQALSEEIKTMHGLRIFTSTPKS